One window from the genome of Amycolatopsis sp. NBC_01480 encodes:
- a CDS encoding TIGR03620 family F420-dependent LLM class oxidoreductase produces MNTTEIEAARKALGPVGVCLPVEFTTALDVGAQRDAVRRLESAGYGAVWTNEVIGGKDVLVQLAVLLAATERMVFGTSIANIWAREPQTAHGGAALLAQAYPGRLVLGLGVGYPEQAAGTGREFGRPLATMRDYVTRMDAQTWPPAPAADYPRIIAANGPKMLALAGEIADGALPAGAPAEQTALARAALGPDKLLVVGLSASPDDDDAARAREAAREQVARMLDRPGTRASLAGLGFSEEDVSDVSDRLVDALIAHGGPAAIAAKVREHLAAGADHVTILLAPGTEFATGVDRLEQLAPALTEVTRPA; encoded by the coding sequence ATGAACACCACCGAGATCGAGGCGGCCCGCAAGGCGCTGGGCCCGGTCGGCGTGTGCCTGCCGGTCGAGTTCACCACCGCGCTCGACGTCGGCGCCCAGCGCGACGCCGTGCGCCGGCTGGAAAGCGCGGGTTACGGCGCGGTCTGGACCAACGAGGTGATCGGCGGCAAGGACGTGCTGGTGCAGCTGGCCGTGCTGCTCGCGGCCACCGAGCGGATGGTGTTCGGCACCAGTATCGCCAACATCTGGGCCCGGGAGCCGCAGACCGCGCACGGCGGGGCGGCGCTGCTGGCCCAGGCCTACCCCGGCCGGCTCGTGCTCGGGCTGGGCGTCGGCTACCCGGAGCAGGCGGCGGGCACCGGCCGGGAGTTCGGCCGCCCGCTCGCCACCATGCGCGACTACGTGACCCGGATGGACGCCCAGACCTGGCCGCCCGCGCCCGCCGCGGACTACCCGCGGATCATCGCCGCGAACGGCCCGAAGATGCTGGCGCTGGCGGGCGAGATCGCCGACGGCGCGCTGCCCGCGGGCGCCCCGGCGGAGCAGACGGCACTGGCCAGGGCGGCGCTCGGCCCGGACAAGCTCCTGGTCGTCGGCCTCTCCGCGTCGCCGGACGACGACGACGCCGCCCGCGCCCGGGAAGCGGCACGCGAGCAGGTGGCCCGCATGCTGGACCGGCCGGGCACCCGCGCGAGCCTGGCCGGGCTCGGCTTCTCCGAGGAGGACGTGAGCGACGTGAGCGACCGGCTCGTCGACGCGCTCATCGCCCACGGCGGCCCGGCCGCCATCGCCGCCAAGGTCCGCGAGCACCTCGCCGCGGGCGCCGACCACGTGACGATCCTGCTCGCCCCCGGCACCGAATTCGCCACCGGCGTCGACCGGCTGGAACAGCTCGCCCCGGCGTTGACCGAGGTCACCCGCCCGGCCTGA
- a CDS encoding WXG100 family type VII secretion target, producing MASGTGGGTMIEAASAGVEGLADAVTSGLDRAGPAGAVATPVVNALRNVWEGYFGAPVPPGGTNWNAYSHQQLYQMLWDNADVGDVSTVAAEWQRHGSEMSSHAETLRGQQGSLRENWTGDAADHASGRLGQLGERADSAGTRAGTVGHATQQAGDSLAVARNTMPKPPGDPTGQAVAAAAAGGAAGAVIGGVLGAGAGGIGAGPGALMGAAIGAVAGGGASLFLSSVQASEKKAEAVHVMERYETGLHSSSRAITPGGGTTVDSYGADDSTSASSYIGSTAGSTTGGMPWPQSSASSLDPNLTAGLRSGLEMETTMLARNAAMAEMAAARAASGSGMLPPGGRPNGSEEEEQEHQNKMPVLDQALLAPEELTSSPVIGL from the coding sequence ATGGCCAGCGGAACCGGTGGGGGAACGATGATCGAGGCGGCGTCGGCCGGGGTGGAGGGACTGGCCGACGCCGTCACTTCCGGGCTGGACCGCGCCGGCCCGGCGGGTGCGGTGGCGACCCCGGTCGTCAACGCGCTGCGCAACGTCTGGGAGGGCTACTTCGGCGCTCCTGTCCCGCCCGGCGGGACCAACTGGAACGCCTACTCCCACCAGCAGCTTTACCAGATGCTGTGGGACAACGCCGACGTCGGCGACGTCAGCACGGTCGCCGCCGAGTGGCAGCGGCACGGGTCGGAGATGTCGTCGCACGCCGAGACCCTGCGCGGCCAGCAGGGCTCGCTGCGGGAGAACTGGACCGGCGACGCCGCCGACCACGCTTCCGGACGGCTGGGCCAGCTCGGCGAGCGCGCCGACAGCGCCGGGACGCGGGCGGGCACCGTCGGGCATGCCACGCAGCAGGCCGGCGACTCGCTCGCCGTCGCCCGCAACACGATGCCGAAGCCGCCCGGCGACCCGACCGGGCAAGCGGTCGCCGCCGCGGCGGCCGGCGGCGCGGCGGGCGCCGTGATCGGCGGGGTGCTCGGGGCGGGGGCCGGCGGGATCGGCGCCGGGCCGGGCGCGCTGATGGGCGCCGCGATCGGCGCGGTCGCCGGTGGCGGCGCGAGCCTGTTCCTGTCCAGCGTCCAGGCGTCGGAGAAGAAGGCCGAGGCGGTGCACGTGATGGAGCGCTACGAAACCGGCCTCCACTCCAGCTCGCGCGCCATCACCCCGGGCGGCGGGACCACCGTCGATTCCTACGGCGCCGACGACAGCACCTCCGCGTCGAGCTACATCGGCTCCACTGCCGGCAGCACCACCGGCGGGATGCCGTGGCCGCAGTCGTCCGCGAGCTCGCTCGACCCGAACCTGACCGCCGGACTGCGCTCGGGCCTCGAAATGGAAACCACGATGCTCGCCCGCAACGCCGCGATGGCCGAGATGGCCGCGGCTCGCGCGGCCTCGGGCAGCGGCATGCTGCCCCCCGGCGGCCGGCCGAACGGCTCGGAAGAAGAAGAGCAGGAGCACCAGAACAAGATGCCGGTGCTCGACCAGGCCCTGCTCGCCCCCGAGGAACTGACCAGCAGCCCGGTGATCGGGCTGTGA
- a CDS encoding ESX secretion-associated protein EspG, with the protein MTAVLPRAEPETVRLGLVEADLLAAHAGAGWPFPLRVPAFGRIAGERELLLDVAAQTLQARRLADDAGPEGLAAEAVTALRENRGVVHLVVTGAEGTTGVAAIVYRSAALICRQTLDDDPAGTLTLRRVPETALIDALIDEIPKVDPARALPITVPAAAVDAAMALGEDPENSEDDASRVRTLRALVRDHGGDPEALDHLVGLLVPVAGRGQLGATRDGRTPAGAELSWVDGPRGRVRVNRPGDGWLSVNPVRANDVRFALGELATLARRPR; encoded by the coding sequence ATGACCGCCGTGCTGCCCCGCGCCGAGCCGGAGACCGTGCGCCTCGGACTGGTCGAAGCCGACCTGCTGGCCGCACACGCCGGCGCCGGCTGGCCGTTCCCGTTGCGGGTGCCCGCGTTCGGCCGGATCGCCGGGGAACGCGAACTCCTGCTGGACGTCGCCGCCCAGACCCTCCAGGCGCGGCGGCTCGCCGACGACGCCGGTCCCGAAGGCCTGGCCGCCGAGGCGGTCACCGCGCTGCGCGAAAACCGTGGTGTGGTCCACCTGGTGGTCACCGGGGCGGAAGGCACCACCGGCGTCGCCGCCATCGTCTACCGGTCGGCCGCGCTGATCTGCCGCCAGACGCTGGACGACGACCCGGCCGGCACGCTGACCCTGCGGCGGGTCCCGGAAACCGCGTTGATCGACGCGCTGATCGACGAGATCCCGAAGGTGGACCCGGCCCGCGCCCTGCCGATCACGGTGCCCGCGGCCGCCGTCGACGCCGCGATGGCGCTCGGCGAAGACCCCGAAAACTCCGAGGACGACGCCTCCCGTGTCCGGACCCTGCGGGCGCTCGTGCGCGATCACGGCGGCGACCCCGAGGCGCTGGACCACCTCGTCGGCCTGCTGGTGCCGGTGGCCGGGCGCGGCCAGCTCGGCGCGACCCGCGACGGGCGCACCCCGGCCGGCGCCGAACTGTCCTGGGTGGACGGTCCGCGCGGGCGGGTCCGGGTGAACCGGCCCGGTGACGGCTGGCTGAGCGTCAACCCCGTCCGCGCCAACGATGTGCGCTTCGCCCTCGGCGAGCTGGCCACCCTCGCCCGGCGGCCCCGATGA
- a CDS encoding YbaB/EbfC family nucleoid-associated protein: MDAAPVDPEQWLADYDRTLARAAANAQAASESLSRAGGRATSPRGEVEVEVGASGALTGLRLSPAARALEADTLARLILSTVQQAHRAAGAQVVEIMTEYVGDGPALQLVRDNIPADPAAAPAPARDEDYFTNPPGIVG, from the coding sequence GTGGACGCAGCACCGGTGGACCCAGAGCAGTGGCTCGCCGATTACGACCGGACCCTCGCCCGCGCCGCCGCGAACGCCCAGGCGGCCAGCGAAAGCCTCAGCCGCGCCGGCGGACGGGCGACGTCCCCGCGCGGCGAGGTCGAGGTGGAGGTCGGGGCCAGCGGCGCGCTGACCGGCCTGCGGCTGAGCCCCGCCGCCCGCGCGCTCGAGGCCGACACGCTCGCCCGGCTGATCCTGAGCACCGTCCAGCAGGCCCACCGCGCGGCCGGGGCGCAGGTCGTGGAGATCATGACCGAGTACGTCGGCGACGGCCCGGCGCTGCAGCTCGTCCGGGACAACATCCCGGCCGACCCGGCCGCCGCCCCGGCTCCCGCCCGGGACGAGGACTACTTCACCAACCCGCCGGGGATCGTCGGATGA
- a CDS encoding type VII secretion target: MTAGFGVDPAQLRRHAATVGDLADRLGTLSRSAPAGLGDQSLGAFVQFLTTGLQSAATSATDAVSHASSTVDKVSENLTRAAEGYERREQHNGAVLPGEGLR; this comes from the coding sequence ATGACCGCCGGATTCGGGGTCGACCCCGCCCAGCTGCGCCGGCACGCGGCCACCGTCGGCGACCTCGCCGACCGGCTCGGCACGCTTTCGCGCAGCGCGCCGGCCGGGCTCGGCGACCAGTCGCTCGGCGCGTTTGTCCAGTTCCTCACCACGGGGCTGCAGAGCGCGGCCACCAGTGCCACCGACGCGGTGTCGCACGCTTCGTCCACAGTGGACAAGGTCAGCGAGAACCTGACTCGGGCCGCCGAAGGCTACGAACGCCGCGAACAGCACAACGGGGCCGTATTGCCTGGGGAGGGCCTCCGATGA
- a CDS encoding BTAD domain-containing putative transcriptional regulator — protein MTRVLLVDDQELVRSGLRGILRARDGFVIAGECADGAEVPAALAAAGPVDVVVMDLRMREVDGIEATRRLRANGPRPPVLALTTFDDDELLAGALRAGAVGYVLKDSPAEDLIRAVRAVAAGDAWLDVAVTGRVLTTYRHASDDRPVLPSGLLTPRELDVLTAVGRGLSDVEIALGCAVSEATVRGDLAAMYPKLGVRDRAAAIVYAFDHGLVVPGRSGAAPQQPPADQAPESLSGLRFSVLGPLRAWRGPRALDLGPVRQQALLAGLVLRPGVTVSTTELLDGVWGLEPPGTGGRVVPVYVHRLRKCLRASGEPTHASVIGSDRGGYRFTGEGVSLDLRELEARIADAGTAARGGDVAAAVDAYAGALGLFRGEPLAGLPGPFAEGERLRLNERRLTLVQDKAALQLRLDRADDAIAELSALLAVHPHREPLAVLLMRALRAAGRRADALAVHRRVRERLRLDLGVEPGADLDRELRTALTPD, from the coding sequence GTGACACGGGTGCTGCTCGTCGACGACCAGGAGCTGGTGCGCTCCGGGCTCCGCGGCATCCTGCGCGCCCGCGACGGTTTTGTCATCGCGGGGGAGTGCGCGGACGGCGCCGAGGTGCCGGCCGCGCTCGCCGCCGCAGGCCCGGTCGACGTCGTGGTGATGGACCTGCGGATGCGCGAGGTCGACGGGATCGAGGCGACCCGGCGGCTGCGCGCGAACGGGCCGCGGCCGCCGGTGCTCGCGCTGACCACGTTCGACGACGACGAGCTGCTCGCCGGCGCGTTGCGGGCGGGCGCAGTGGGCTACGTCCTCAAGGACTCCCCGGCCGAGGACCTGATCCGCGCGGTGCGCGCGGTCGCGGCGGGCGACGCCTGGCTGGACGTCGCGGTCACCGGGCGGGTGCTGACCACTTACCGGCACGCGTCCGACGACCGCCCGGTCCTGCCGTCCGGACTGCTCACGCCGCGTGAGCTGGACGTGCTCACCGCCGTCGGCCGCGGGCTCAGCGACGTCGAGATCGCGCTCGGCTGTGCGGTTTCCGAGGCCACCGTGCGCGGCGACCTCGCCGCGATGTACCCCAAGCTGGGGGTGCGGGACCGGGCCGCGGCCATCGTCTACGCCTTCGACCACGGCCTCGTCGTGCCCGGCCGGAGCGGTGCCGCGCCGCAGCAGCCGCCGGCGGATCAGGCGCCGGAATCCTTGTCCGGCTTGCGTTTCAGCGTGCTCGGGCCGCTGCGGGCGTGGCGTGGCCCGCGGGCGCTCGACCTCGGCCCGGTGCGCCAGCAGGCGCTGCTCGCCGGGCTGGTGCTGCGCCCGGGCGTCACGGTCAGCACCACCGAACTGCTCGACGGCGTGTGGGGGCTGGAGCCGCCGGGCACCGGCGGCCGGGTCGTGCCGGTGTACGTGCACCGGCTGCGCAAGTGCCTGCGCGCGTCCGGCGAACCCACACACGCCTCGGTGATCGGCAGCGACCGTGGTGGTTACCGGTTCACCGGCGAAGGCGTTTCGCTGGACCTGAGGGAACTCGAAGCGAGGATCGCCGACGCGGGCACGGCGGCCCGCGGCGGTGACGTCGCCGCCGCGGTGGACGCGTATGCCGGAGCGCTCGGACTGTTCCGGGGCGAGCCGCTGGCCGGCCTGCCCGGGCCGTTCGCCGAGGGGGAACGGCTGCGGCTGAACGAGCGGCGGCTCACCCTGGTCCAGGACAAGGCGGCGCTGCAATTGCGGCTGGACCGCGCCGACGACGCCATCGCCGAGCTTTCCGCGCTGCTCGCGGTGCACCCGCACCGGGAACCGCTGGCGGTCCTGCTGATGCGGGCGCTGCGCGCGGCGGGCCGCCGGGCGGACGCGCTGGCAGTGCACCGGCGCGTCCGCGAACGGCTGCGGCTCGACCTCGGCGTCGAGCCCGGCGCGGACCTCGACCGCGAGCTGCGGACCGCCCTTACGCCGGACTGA
- a CDS encoding sensor histidine kinase has protein sequence MWGKAAEAFRARLGDGLSRSGITLPWWAPLGISAFTGLPLVVAIAERDGRPPLAMTAAVLLAAGSAMLWAVTGRIAPSWAKSLAVLASVTVLLAYPVVPDFAPVMLAVLTAEVSAIAAGWLAFVVAGAGIGVLGVASATVGLVGFPVYTLAVLLGLCAGFTLRWYVRALDAERGKQEAVRDQAMLAERQRIAREVHDVVAHSLSITLLHLTGARHGLRTDRDIDEAVAALTEAERVGRAAMADIRRTVGLLARESSGTQPLPDASDIAELVADTQAAGLDTRYTEEGDVGAVSAAAGLGLYRIAQESLANVVKHAPAATVAMRLRIEPAEARLTVRNRRSTDTRTAGDGSGLAGMSARADQLGARLLAGPEGEDWVVEVTVPLAPGAES, from the coding sequence ATGTGGGGGAAAGCGGCGGAGGCGTTCCGGGCCCGGCTGGGCGACGGCCTGAGCCGGTCGGGGATCACGCTGCCCTGGTGGGCGCCGCTGGGCATCAGCGCGTTCACCGGGCTGCCCCTGGTGGTCGCGATCGCCGAGCGCGACGGCCGGCCGCCGCTGGCGATGACGGCGGCCGTGCTGCTCGCCGCCGGGTCGGCGATGCTCTGGGCGGTGACCGGGCGGATCGCGCCGTCCTGGGCGAAGTCGCTGGCGGTGCTCGCCTCGGTGACGGTGCTGCTCGCGTACCCGGTGGTGCCGGACTTCGCGCCGGTGATGCTGGCCGTGCTGACCGCGGAGGTTTCGGCGATCGCGGCGGGCTGGCTGGCGTTCGTGGTGGCCGGCGCCGGGATCGGGGTGCTCGGGGTCGCTTCGGCGACCGTCGGGCTGGTCGGCTTCCCCGTGTACACCCTCGCCGTGCTGCTCGGGCTGTGCGCCGGGTTCACCCTGCGCTGGTACGTGCGGGCGCTGGACGCCGAGCGCGGCAAACAGGAAGCGGTGCGGGACCAGGCGATGCTGGCCGAACGGCAGCGGATCGCGCGCGAGGTGCACGACGTCGTCGCGCATTCGCTGAGCATCACCCTGCTGCACCTGACCGGCGCGCGGCACGGCCTGCGGACCGACCGCGACATCGACGAGGCGGTGGCCGCGCTCACCGAGGCCGAGCGGGTCGGCCGGGCGGCGATGGCGGACATCCGGCGGACGGTCGGGCTGCTGGCCCGCGAATCGTCCGGCACCCAGCCGCTGCCGGACGCCAGCGATATCGCCGAACTGGTGGCGGACACCCAGGCGGCCGGACTGGACACGCGGTACACCGAGGAGGGTGATGTGGGCGCGGTCAGCGCCGCGGCGGGGCTCGGGCTCTACCGCATCGCGCAGGAGTCACTGGCCAACGTCGTCAAGCACGCCCCGGCCGCGACCGTGGCCATGCGGCTGCGGATCGAACCGGCTGAAGCGCGGCTGACCGTCCGAAATAGACGGTCCACCGACACGAGGACGGCCGGGGACGGGTCCGGCCTGGCCGGGATGTCCGCCCGGGCCGACCAGCTGGGCGCGCGGCTGCTCGCCGGGCCCGAGGGCGAGGACTGGGTCGTCGAGGTCACCGTGCCGCTGGCCCCGGGAGCCGAGTCGTGA
- a CDS encoding helix-turn-helix domain-containing protein: MDEVLGAVGPRLRALRRQRGITLADLAATTGVSESTLSRLESGQRRATLELLLPLASTYDVPLDDLVGAPRTGDPRIHLKPIRRFGMVLVPLSRRPGGMQSFKMIIPARPAPLEPVLQTHEGFEWLYVLNGQLRLVLGERDLTLPPGEAAEFDTSVPHWLGSADGGAVELLILFGLQGMRAHLRASTEKGS; this comes from the coding sequence ATGGACGAGGTGCTCGGCGCGGTCGGCCCCCGGTTGCGAGCGCTGCGCCGCCAGCGCGGCATCACCCTGGCCGACCTCGCCGCGACGACCGGGGTCTCGGAGAGCACCCTGTCCCGGCTGGAGAGCGGGCAGCGCCGGGCGACCCTGGAGCTGCTGCTGCCGCTGGCCAGTACCTACGACGTGCCGCTGGACGACCTCGTCGGCGCCCCGCGCACCGGCGACCCGAGGATCCACCTGAAGCCGATCCGGCGGTTCGGCATGGTCCTCGTGCCGCTGTCCCGGCGGCCGGGCGGGATGCAGTCGTTCAAGATGATCATCCCCGCCCGGCCGGCGCCGCTCGAACCGGTTTTGCAGACGCACGAAGGCTTCGAATGGCTGTACGTCCTCAACGGACAGCTCCGGCTGGTGCTCGGCGAGCGCGACCTGACCCTGCCGCCGGGCGAGGCCGCCGAGTTCGACACCAGCGTGCCGCACTGGCTGGGCAGCGCCGACGGCGGCGCGGTCGAGCTGCTGATCCTGTTCGGGCTCCAGGGCATGCGCGCGCACCTGCGGGCCAGCACCGAGAAGGGCTCGTGA